The Culex pipiens pallens isolate TS chromosome 2, TS_CPP_V2, whole genome shotgun sequence DNA window AATTTAGGACCGGACAAggtgtatttttaaataattttttgactGTTTTACAGAAAAcactttcaaaatcaaattactcaaatttccaACAAAAGTTATTCGAAAGTTGGCGCCATAAACTGACTGTGCCCAAAACAtggagcttttcaaaaaaatatttgatagtTATTTTTAGTAACTAACGTTTTATGTTTGCCCTACTTTTGCTTTCAATTTTTGGTTTAACACATTACGAAAGACACTtaaggaccaccctaatgatttttcaagatcCACTTAGATTTCTTCAAGGCAAAACTCTGTACTCACATTCGATTCAGCGTCAAGCACTCCGTCCCGGGTGGATTCGCCACGATGCTCGCCAACCGGCGATCCTCGTGCAGCAACGCCTGCTCTCCAAAGTACGCCCCCCTCTGCAGCGTCCCCACCAGCTTATCCGTCCCGCTGCGATCCGTCTTGATCACGTTCACACTACCCCCGCGGATGATGTAGAACTTGTCGCCCGGATCTCCCTGCTGAATGATCGTCGATCCGGTTGCGTAGAATTCCTGAAATTGAGGTTGATGTTTAGGAATTGAAGTTAGGATGATGTTTTTCGTCTTACCCGCTTCAGCAAGTCGGAGATCTTGTGCAGCTTCTCGATCTGGAGATCCCGCAGGATCGACACCGTACTGAGGAACTTGACGTTTTCCTCGCGCTCCTTCCTCCCGCTCTTCATCATGATCTTCTGGAAGATCTTGCGCTCCAGCATCCACACCTTCGCTTCGGTGGTCACCCGAATCGACGCGAACCGTTTCGCCTTGTACAGGATGGCCAGCTCGCCAAAGACCACGCCGCGACCAAAGGACTTGATGACCTTGTTCTCGACCACCACTTCGTACGTCCCCTCGGCAGACACGAAGAAGTGCGCCCCGATGTCACCCTCCTTGATGATGTAGCTGTTGGATGGAAATACCATCGGACTCATCGCGTCTGTTACGGCTTTGAGGCGCTCCTCGTCCATGAGGTTGTTCAGGAACTCGTTCACTGTGATCGCCTTCTTGATGAGCAGTTCGGCTTCGCGCGTTTTTGGATGGCTTGGGATCACGATTTCGCGGGACGTTTTCGGCTCGGGCTTGTCCGAGACGACGCCCTCTTTGCGAGCCTTCTTCAGAATTCCCGACCGGCTGTTGTTGAGTTCTTCGATCTTGGGTGGTGGGTTCGAGTCTTGGGATTCTCGTTGTTGGGGGAACTTGCTGGGGGAAGGTTCCTCGATTGGGGTTGGTGGAGGATCGCGACTTGGTGGTGGAACCGTGGGTTCTGGGATCGTCTTTATCGTTTCATGGCTCACTTGGATGTGCTCCGCTCGGCTGATCATGCCGTTGATCTCGGGAAGTGTCCTGGGTGGGGGTAACTTCGGTGGTGTTGGTTCCTCGTCCTGCGAGGTATCGTCATCACCGTGGTCATCACTGTTGTTAAGTCTGCTCACGCTGATCCGTGGCGGAGGCAGCTTTGGTGGATCCGGTTCGTCTTCCTCCGAGGTAAACACCTCCGGGACGGACTCCTCTACCAGCCTGGACAGCGTTATCGTGTCGTAATCGTCCGAGGTCTCCGACTGCAGCGGCTTCAGTGGAGCCTTCTTTCGCTGGTGGACGGACTTTGGCTGCGGGACGAGATTCGAACTGGTCTGCTGGACCTTCTGTCGTTGCACGATCGGTTCCTGGATCGCCCGAATGACCTCCGTCTGGCTGATCCTGTTCTGTAGTTCTTTGATCTCCTGCCTCAGCTTGACCAGATGGACCTTGTCCTCGTTGTTGGGCTCACTCCTCAGCTTGGATTCCAGTGCCAGCTGCAAGAGTATCTTCGTTTGCTGGATCTCCTTTAGCAGTTCCTGGTTGACGTTCACGTACTCCGTCGAGCTGGCGCTTATCCGATCCTTGGGGGGAGGACTGCTTTTGACCGTGGGTGCCACTTTGCGGGTGAACTGAGGTTGTGGAGCGAGGCTTGGTTTCGTTGTGCTGGATTCGTACGTCGAGGAGGATTCGTTGGAGGTGGTGTTCTGTTCGTCCAAGCTGCCAAGGCCAGATTCGCGGGTTCCCTTAGGTGATAGCTTCCCGTTGGGTGCTGTGGATCCAT harbors:
- the LOC120418422 gene encoding cGMP-dependent protein kinase 1-like, translating into MACFAKFFSRKHGSFNLPDATGGNDGIVPVRISTTVYDREFNPIRYGSTAPNGKLSPKGTRESGLGSLDEQNTTSNESSSTYESSTTKPSLAPQPQFTRKVAPTVKSSPPPKDRISASSTEYVNVNQELLKEIQQTKILLQLALESKLRSEPNNEDKVHLVKLRQEIKELQNRISQTEVIRAIQEPIVQRQKVQQTSSNLVPQPKSVHQRKKAPLKPLQSETSDDYDTITLSRLVEESVPEVFTSEEDEPDPPKLPPPRISVSRLNNSDDHGDDDTSQDEEPTPPKLPPPRTLPEINGMISRAEHIQVSHETIKTIPEPTVPPPSRDPPPTPIEEPSPSKFPQQRESQDSNPPPKIEELNNSRSGILKKARKEGVVSDKPEPKTSREIVIPSHPKTREAELLIKKAITVNEFLNNLMDEERLKAVTDAMSPMVFPSNSYIIKEGDIGAHFFVSAEGTYEVVVENKVIKSFGRGVVFGELAILYKAKRFASIRVTTEAKVWMLERKIFQKIMMKSGRKEREENVKFLSTVSILRDLQIEKLHKISDLLKREFYATGSTIIQQGDPGDKFYIIRGGSVNVIKTDRSGTDKLVGTLQRGAYFGEQALLHEDRRLASIVANPPGTECLTLNRIAFNEFLGGLEQLREIVLSDDIPRTSSSRKTVSEYDHIQLHDLTYIGTLGIGGFGRVELVQCQDRKTFALKYLKKIEMVRQQQQEHAYSEKDIMLSCNSPFIVRLYKTYRDKKYLYFLMEACLGGDVWTILQKSKYFDERTARFMTGCVVEAFEYLHSRNMIYRDLKPENLMLDERGYIKLVDFGFAKRIGANQKTWTFAGTPEYVAPEIILNKGHDRAVDYWALGVFIHELLVGKPPFRGKNHMKTYNAILRGIDIIELPSRIPKKAQVLIKRLCRQIPAERLGYGKNGIADIKNNAWFSGFEWQRLKERTLVAPLIRPIQSDTDLSNFDEYPKDQDEPPDETSGWDINF